Proteins encoded by one window of Deinococcus radiodurans R1 = ATCC 13939 = DSM 20539:
- a CDS encoding ATP-binding domain-containing protein, with amino-acid sequence MTELPIMLAVQAFTGGIGRAVGRTLEPFDHVVLDEAQDYSPLLYALLARAARPGHVTALGDLNQGMHGYKGPSKWQDVQDQLPGAQVLTLSRTYRSTRQITELGARIAETYNRAAQVQGVDREGAEVQRYEGGDERALIAQAVKDAQAAGHTNIAIVTRRGADADRLSAELRDFDTDAQPITTQEHRFKGGLVILPVSLAKGLEFSAAIVTGANQTTYDESTEYERRLLYVAASRALHWLGLVSGGAELHPLVR; translated from the coding sequence GTGACCGAGCTGCCCATCATGCTGGCGGTGCAGGCGTTTACCGGCGGCATCGGGCGAGCGGTGGGGCGCACGTTGGAGCCGTTCGACCATGTGGTGCTCGACGAGGCGCAAGACTATTCGCCGCTGCTCTACGCCCTGCTCGCCCGCGCCGCGCGCCCGGGGCACGTCACTGCGTTGGGCGACCTCAACCAGGGGATGCACGGCTACAAGGGGCCGAGCAAGTGGCAGGACGTGCAGGACCAGTTACCGGGGGCACAGGTGCTGACGCTCTCGCGCACCTACCGCTCCACCCGGCAAATCACCGAACTCGGCGCCCGGATTGCCGAAACCTACAACCGCGCCGCGCAGGTGCAGGGCGTGGACCGCGAGGGGGCCGAGGTGCAGCGCTACGAGGGCGGTGACGAGCGCGCGCTGATTGCCCAGGCCGTCAAGGACGCGCAGGCCGCCGGGCACACCAACATCGCCATCGTGACGCGGCGCGGGGCCGACGCCGACCGCCTGAGCGCCGAGCTGCGCGACTTCGACACCGACGCGCAGCCCATCACCACGCAGGAGCACCGTTTCAAGGGCGGGCTGGTCATTCTGCCGGTCAGCCTCGCTAAAGGGCTGGAATTCAGCGCGGCGATTGTGACCGGAGCGAACCAGACGACGTATGACGAGAGCACCGAGTACGAACGGCGCCTGCTCTATGTCGCCGCCAGCCGCGCCCTGCACTGGCTGGGGCTGGTGAGCGGTGGGGCGGAGCTGCACCCGCTGGTGCGCTGA